The Budorcas taxicolor isolate Tak-1 chromosome 25, Takin1.1, whole genome shotgun sequence genome includes a region encoding these proteins:
- the LOC128068591 gene encoding basic proline-rich protein-like: MGRGRERIRSALLKPPARSGGLSITPAALLRIQTQTTSGRAVGYKEGRGSRRSWWSPAGGIVPSPESQAPRQLPHGTCPQADRPSDWPPDPNYPLLESEGEIGREREPALRAPDRRSPAKFEALSIPNLQPHRTALLHRDPGADPPDPVRCGGCGVPPRSSFELSTNPASLGGPSQEVPPLAPPRSRPLPSPSAPGPGPRRSQCSAPARPPRGARTQPGLTESRDRGAAAATAAAE; the protein is encoded by the coding sequence ATGGGGCGAGGTCGAGAAAGGATCCGCAGCGCCCTGCTCAAGCCCCCTGCCAGGTCTGGAGGGCTGAGCATCACTCCCGCCGCCCTACTGCGGATCCAGACCCAAACCACTTCAGGGAGGGCAGTGGGATacaaggaagggagagggagccGGCGGTCCTGGTGGTCCCCGGCCGGGGGCATCGTGCCAAGTCCGGAGAGTCAAGCACCCCGCCAGCTCCCGCACGGTACCTGTCCCCAGGCCGATCGACCCTCGGACTGGCCCCCAGACCCAAACTACCCACTCCTTGAAAGTGAGGGTGAGATAGGAAGGGAAAGGGAGCCGGCCTTAAGGGCCCCCGACCGGAGGAGTCCTGCTAAGTTCGAAGCGCTGAGCATCCCTAACCTGCAGCCGCATCGGACTGCTCTCCTGCACCGCGACCCTGGCGCAGACCCCCCAGACCCGGTCCGCTGCGGGGGATGTGGAGTCCCTCCTCGCTCCAGTTTCGAGCTCTCCACGAACCCCGCGTCCCTCGGTGGCCCCAGCCAAGAAGTGCCTCCCCTCGCCCCGCCTCGATCGAGACCCCTGCCGTCCCCGTCCGCCCCCGGCCCCGGGCCCCGCCGCAGCCAGTGCTCGGCGCCCGCCCGCCCTCCCCGCGGCGCGCGGACTCAGCCCGGCCTTACCGAGTCTCGGGACAGAGGTGCAGCGGCAGCGACAGCGGCGGCCGAGTGA